The DNA region AAGTTCGGCAGTTTACCGTCGACTTGAATTAGTCCGACTCGCATACATTCACGCCTCCTTTGTTTGAGTTGTTTCTTCGCCAATTATCTTTTTGGTGCTATCAACAAACCTCTCTGCTTGTCTTAAAACGGCTTTTATTCCGTCATATTTACCGTACAATTGCTTTATATTTGTAGCTAACTTCCACCGTTCCGCCAAGCCCTCAACATCAGCATAAGCACCAATCTTTTCACCTGTTAACTGTTCAAACTGTTCATAATTTTTCAATGTCTCACGAAGCCTTTTTGTCTGCATTTCAACCTGTGATTTAAGATTTTCTTCATATTGTTTGTAGCACTCATTACGTTCTTGATTTATAGCCGCATGAAAAGTCTCTTCATCAACCTTGCCAGCCGCGCGTAATACCGCTGCCATGAATTGCTTTGTTATCGGTTGTGGCTTTAATTGCTCGGCCTTTTTATTAATCCATATCCTTCCGTCCTTGCATTCAATAACGCCCCATGCAGCAGGAATGAGATCATCGTCTTTAATTAGTCCTTCCGGCACCGCTAAAAACCACTCATTGCAAAACCGCGCAATTTCTTCTGCCTTGACCGGATTTTCAAGCTCACGTTTCAAATCGCCACGACTTACCTTTATTTCAAATCCAACAATCGATAACCCCCGGCTAGGATACATATTCATTGCTAATGCGTCTGCATGTCTGCGACAATTAGCTCCGGTCCCACTGCCTACCTCAAAAAACAATGCCCACTCTGGCTGCTTATATCTATCACGCAAAGCCGCACATATTTCGCTTGACTTCAACTTTACTTCGCTTCCTTTCCAAACCCGTCGAATTCGACCAGTTTAAACCCCGCGAATTCGAGTGAATTAAATCATGCAAATAAAATACCTTGCTCCCTATACGGCTTAACCCGCTTTTCAATCAACGAAATATAGTCAGGATTTAATTCTATTCCTACAGAATTCCGGCCTAACTTTGCAGCTACTTCCATTGTCGTTCCCGATCCTGCGAACGGATCCAATACAGTACCGCCAACTGGGCAACCTGCCAATATACAAGGCTCAATCAGTTCTGGTGGATATGTGGCAAAGTGGGCCTCTTTATATGGCTTGGTAGCTACGGTCCAGACTGTGCGTTTGTTGCGTTTATCATGATATTCATAAATATTTCCTGACTTTGTTCTATAAAAGGCATCAGGATCTCGAGTATATTTATTTCCGCCAAATCTAGGTGCAACCGCTTTCATATTCCCGTTGGTTTTGTCCAGCACCCTGGTTGATCCAATTTGATGTTCAACATCTTGGTTTAACCTTTGTACAGTGCTTTTTGCCACAGGTTCGGCAATTGCTTCCGCATCGTAATAATAATTTGCTGACTTACTCAGCAAGAATATATACTCATGTGCCTTCGTCGGTCGATCTGTAACGCTCTCAGGCATTGGGTTTGATTTTGCCCAAATAATGTCTGATCTCAAATACCAACCATCAGCGCGAAGTGCAAAAGCAACCATCCACGGGATTCCAACAAGG from Pelorhabdus rhamnosifermentans includes:
- a CDS encoding site-specific DNA-methyltransferase; the encoded protein is MGLEETPEEYVKRIVEIFREVWRVLRDDGTLWLNLGDSYVRRPQKTSDLDKNAGLHRGKNCESARDNRCIPQGLKPKDLVGIPWMVAFALRADGWYLRSDIIWAKSNPMPESVTDRPTKAHEYIFLLSKSANYYYDAEAIAEPVAKSTVQRLNQDVEHQIGSTRVLDKTNGNMKAVAPRFGGNKYTRDPDAFYRTKSGNIYEYHDKRNKRTVWTVATKPYKEAHFATYPPELIEPCILAGCPVGGTVLDPFAGSGTTMEVAAKLGRNSVGIELNPDYISLIEKRVKPYREQGILFA